In Streptomyces nodosus, one DNA window encodes the following:
- a CDS encoding glycoside hydrolase family 6 protein, translating into MSRTRTAILAALALVAGASGTALAAAPSSSVGTAAVPCTVDYKVNQWDSGFTADVTVTNNGAAKSNWSLKWTYAGNQKVTSGWNAKISQSGANVTAANETYNGNLATGGSVNFGFQGTYSGSNAIPAAFTLDGVTCNVDNGGGNPGGGDPGGGDPGGGNPGGGNGSRVDNPYVGAKVYVNPEWSKNAAAEPGGSRVSNQPTGVWLDRIAAINGVNGGMGLRAHLDEALKQKGTGEEVIQVVVYDLPGRDCAALASNGELGPTEIDKYKTQFIDPIAAILGDAKYSSLRIVTTIEIDSLPNLVTNTGSRETATPQCDTMKANGNYIKGVGYALGKLGKIPNVYNYVDAGHHGWIGWDDNFGASADIFKQAATSEGASVNDVAGFITNTANYSALKENNFTINDSVNGTSVRQSKWVDWNQYVDEQSFAQAFRQKLVSVGFNSNIGMLIDTSRNGWGGSARPAGPGAKTNVDTYVDGGRYDRRIHMGNWCNQSGAGLGERPKAAPAAGIDAYVWMKPPGESDGSSTAISNDEGKGFDRMCDPTYGGNARNGNNASGALANAPVSGHWFSAQFQELMKNAYPPLS; encoded by the coding sequence ATGAGTCGTACCAGAACAGCGATACTCGCTGCCCTGGCGCTGGTCGCCGGTGCGTCGGGAACGGCGCTCGCCGCCGCCCCGTCGTCGAGCGTCGGCACCGCAGCCGTCCCCTGTACCGTCGACTACAAGGTGAACCAGTGGGACAGCGGCTTCACCGCCGATGTCACCGTCACCAACAACGGTGCCGCCAAGTCCAACTGGTCGCTGAAGTGGACGTACGCCGGTAACCAGAAGGTCACCAGCGGCTGGAACGCCAAGATCAGCCAGAGCGGTGCCAATGTCACCGCGGCCAACGAGACCTACAACGGCAACCTGGCCACGGGCGGCTCGGTCAACTTCGGCTTCCAGGGCACCTACAGCGGCAGCAACGCGATCCCGGCCGCCTTCACCCTCGACGGCGTCACCTGCAACGTCGACAACGGCGGAGGCAACCCCGGCGGCGGCGACCCGGGTGGCGGTGACCCGGGCGGCGGCAACCCCGGCGGCGGCAACGGCAGCCGCGTCGACAACCCGTACGTCGGCGCCAAGGTGTATGTGAACCCGGAGTGGTCGAAGAACGCGGCCGCAGAGCCGGGCGGCTCCCGCGTCTCCAACCAGCCCACCGGCGTCTGGCTGGACCGCATCGCCGCGATCAACGGCGTGAACGGCGGCATGGGCCTGCGGGCCCACCTCGACGAGGCCCTGAAGCAGAAGGGCACCGGCGAGGAGGTCATCCAGGTGGTCGTCTACGACCTGCCGGGACGTGACTGCGCGGCCCTCGCCTCCAACGGAGAGCTGGGCCCCACCGAGATCGACAAGTACAAGACGCAGTTCATCGACCCGATCGCGGCCATCCTCGGCGACGCCAAGTACTCCTCGCTGCGGATCGTCACCACGATCGAGATCGACTCGCTGCCGAACCTGGTCACCAACACCGGCAGCCGTGAGACCGCCACGCCTCAGTGCGACACGATGAAGGCGAACGGCAACTACATCAAGGGCGTCGGCTACGCGCTCGGCAAGCTGGGCAAGATCCCGAACGTCTACAACTACGTGGACGCCGGGCACCACGGCTGGATCGGCTGGGACGACAACTTCGGCGCCTCGGCCGACATCTTCAAGCAGGCGGCCACCAGCGAGGGCGCGTCCGTCAACGACGTGGCCGGCTTCATCACCAACACGGCCAACTACAGCGCGCTGAAGGAGAACAACTTCACGATCAACGACAGCGTGAACGGCACCTCGGTGCGCCAGTCCAAGTGGGTGGACTGGAACCAGTACGTCGACGAGCAGTCGTTCGCCCAGGCCTTCCGCCAGAAGCTGGTCTCGGTCGGCTTCAACTCGAACATCGGCATGCTGATCGACACCTCCAGGAACGGCTGGGGCGGATCGGCCCGTCCGGCCGGTCCGGGTGCCAAGACCAACGTGGACACCTATGTCGACGGCGGGCGTTACGACCGCCGTATCCACATGGGTAACTGGTGCAACCAGTCGGGTGCCGGTCTCGGTGAGCGCCCGAAGGCCGCACCGGCCGCCGGTATCGACGCCTATGTGTGGATGAAGCCCCCGGGGGAGTCCGACGGCTCCAGCACCGCCATCTCGAACGACGAGGGCAAGGGCTTCGACCGCATGTGTGACCCGACCTACGGCGGCAACGCCCGCAACGGCAACAACGCGTCCGGTGCGCTGGCGAACGCCCCGGTCTCCGGTCACTGGTTCTCGGCCCAGTTCCAGGAGCTGATGAAGAACGCGTACCCGCCTCTGTCATGA
- a CDS encoding aldo/keto reductase, with the protein MSTKVPPTILNNGVEMPQLGFGVWQVPDAEAERAVATALEAGYRSIDTAAIYGNEEGVGRAVSASGIAREDLFITTKLWNSDQGYDSTMRAFDASLEKLGLEYVDLYLIHWPVPSRGDFVETYQAFEKIYADGRAKAIGVSNFLPEHLETLIAQTSVIPAVNQIELHPHLQQLAAREFHAEQGIATEAWSPLGQGKGLLEVPAIVAIGQKHNRTPAQIVLRWHIQLGTIVIPKSVTPSRIKENIEVFDFSLDTEDMAAISALNEDRRIGPDPATFDPS; encoded by the coding sequence GTGAGCACCAAGGTCCCCCCGACCATCCTGAACAACGGCGTCGAGATGCCCCAGCTGGGCTTCGGCGTCTGGCAGGTGCCGGACGCCGAGGCGGAGCGCGCCGTCGCCACCGCGCTGGAGGCCGGGTACCGCAGCATCGACACAGCGGCGATCTACGGCAACGAGGAGGGCGTCGGCAGGGCGGTGTCCGCCTCCGGCATCGCCCGTGAGGACCTCTTCATCACCACCAAGCTCTGGAACTCCGACCAGGGGTACGACTCCACGATGCGTGCCTTCGACGCCTCGCTGGAGAAGCTGGGCCTGGAGTATGTGGATCTGTATCTGATCCACTGGCCGGTGCCGTCCCGGGGTGATTTCGTCGAGACGTACCAGGCCTTCGAGAAGATCTACGCGGACGGCCGCGCCAAGGCGATCGGGGTCTCCAACTTCCTTCCGGAGCACCTGGAGACGCTGATCGCGCAGACGTCGGTGATCCCCGCGGTCAACCAGATCGAGCTGCACCCGCATCTCCAGCAGCTCGCCGCGCGGGAGTTCCACGCGGAGCAGGGCATCGCGACCGAGGCGTGGTCGCCGCTGGGCCAGGGCAAGGGCCTCCTGGAGGTTCCGGCGATCGTCGCCATCGGCCAGAAGCACAACCGCACCCCGGCCCAGATCGTGCTGCGCTGGCACATCCAGCTCGGCACCATCGTGATCCCGAAGTCCGTGACCCCGTCCCGGATCAAGGAGAACATCGAGGTCTTCGACTTCTCGCTGGACACCGAGGACATGGCGGCGATCAGCGCCCTCAACGAGGACCGCCGCATCGGCCCGGACCCGGCCACGTTCGACCCGAGCTGA
- a CDS encoding AMP-dependent synthetase/ligase, whose protein sequence is MREFTNPPLESEPLVGGLADVVFEYARADPRRVALGRRDGEGRWREVTAAEFRDEVLALAKGLLVQGVRFGDRVAIMCRTRYEWTLFDYALWTIGAQVVPVYPTSSAEQVGWILHDARVTAAMVEHEDHAMTIATVIDRLPGLRRLWQLDAGAVRELFDAGTQLEDEVVHRHRQAVTPDSTATVIYTSGTTGRPKGCVISHGNFMFEADTVIERWKPVFRSRRGEEAATLLFLPLAHVFGRMVQIAAVRGQVRFGHQPQLNAAALLPDLAAFRPTFVLAVPYVFEKVFRAARRKAEKEGRSGAFEKAVEVAVGYAEAMETKAWGLGPGPSPGLRMQHQFFDKVVYSRIRDAMGGRVRHAMSGGSAMDRRLGLFFAGAGIRIYEGYGLTESTAAATANPPGRTRYGSVGQAIPGTTVRIADDGEVWLRGGHVFQGYLNDPAATGEALRDGWLATGDLGSLDEDGYLTLTGRKKEILVTSGGKSVSPALIEERVREHPLVAQCIVVGNDRPYVSALITLDPEAVHHWLQMRGRPSLPPAQLVSDPELESEVRRAVVAANTLVSQAESIRTFRVLARQFTEEQGLLTPSLKLKRRAIEQAYADEVEALYRT, encoded by the coding sequence TTGCGCGAGTTCACCAACCCTCCCCTGGAGTCGGAGCCGCTGGTGGGCGGGCTGGCCGATGTCGTCTTCGAGTACGCCCGGGCGGATCCCCGCCGGGTCGCCCTCGGCCGCAGGGACGGTGAGGGCCGCTGGCGCGAGGTGACCGCCGCCGAGTTCCGTGACGAGGTCCTCGCTCTCGCCAAGGGCCTGCTGGTGCAGGGCGTCCGGTTCGGGGACCGGGTCGCGATCATGTGCCGTACCCGCTACGAGTGGACGCTCTTCGACTACGCGCTCTGGACGATCGGCGCCCAGGTCGTGCCCGTCTACCCCACCTCGTCCGCCGAGCAGGTCGGCTGGATCCTGCACGACGCCCGGGTGACGGCCGCGATGGTGGAGCACGAGGACCATGCGATGACCATCGCCACGGTCATCGACCGGCTGCCCGGACTGCGCCGGCTGTGGCAGCTCGACGCGGGCGCCGTGCGGGAGCTGTTCGACGCCGGCACGCAACTCGAGGACGAGGTGGTGCACCGGCACCGGCAGGCGGTCACCCCGGACTCGACGGCGACGGTCATCTACACCTCCGGCACCACCGGCCGCCCCAAGGGATGCGTCATCTCGCACGGCAACTTCATGTTCGAGGCCGACACGGTCATCGAGCGCTGGAAGCCGGTCTTCCGCTCCCGGCGGGGCGAGGAGGCGGCCACCCTGCTGTTCCTTCCGCTGGCCCATGTCTTCGGACGGATGGTGCAGATCGCGGCCGTCCGCGGACAGGTCAGATTCGGTCATCAGCCCCAGCTGAACGCGGCGGCGCTGCTGCCCGACCTGGCCGCGTTCCGGCCGACGTTCGTCCTCGCCGTGCCCTATGTCTTCGAGAAGGTGTTCCGGGCGGCCCGGCGCAAGGCCGAGAAGGAGGGCCGCTCGGGCGCCTTCGAGAAGGCGGTCGAGGTGGCCGTCGGCTATGCGGAGGCGATGGAGACCAAGGCCTGGGGCCTCGGCCCGGGTCCCTCACCGGGGCTGCGCATGCAGCACCAGTTCTTCGACAAGGTGGTGTACTCCAGGATCCGGGACGCGATGGGCGGCCGGGTGCGGCACGCGATGTCCGGCGGCTCGGCGATGGACCGCCGGCTCGGACTGTTCTTCGCGGGCGCCGGCATACGGATCTACGAGGGCTACGGGCTCACCGAGTCGACGGCCGCCGCCACCGCCAATCCGCCGGGGCGCACCCGGTACGGCTCGGTCGGGCAGGCCATCCCGGGCACCACGGTGCGCATCGCGGACGACGGGGAGGTGTGGCTGCGCGGCGGCCATGTCTTCCAGGGGTACCTCAACGATCCCGCGGCCACCGGGGAAGCCCTGCGCGACGGCTGGCTGGCCACCGGCGATCTGGGCTCCCTCGACGAGGACGGCTATCTCACCCTCACCGGGCGCAAGAAGGAGATCCTGGTGACCTCCGGCGGCAAGAGCGTCTCCCCCGCCCTGATCGAGGAGCGGGTACGGGAGCATCCGCTGGTCGCCCAGTGCATCGTCGTCGGCAACGACCGCCCCTATGTCTCCGCGCTGATCACCCTCGACCCCGAGGCGGTGCACCACTGGCTGCAGATGCGCGGCAGGCCCTCGCTGCCCCCGGCGCAGCTGGTGAGCGACCCCGAGCTGGAGAGCGAGGTGCGGCGTGCGGTGGTGGCCGCCAACACGCTGGTCTCCCAGGCCGAGTCGATCCGCACGTTCCGCGTCCTCGCCCGGCAGTTCACCGAGGAGCAGGGCCTGCTCACCCCGTCGCTGAAGCTGAAGCGCAGGGCGATCGAGCAGGCCTACGCCGACGAGGTGGAGGCGCTGTACCGGACCTGA
- a CDS encoding cellulase family glycosylhydrolase translates to MHPPRSALLLVAGAVALVGTAVAPVVTASGAAPVCSVEYSVTNQWDSGFQGSVQITNNSAALSSWSLTFGFANGQKVTQGWNAKWSQSGATVTATNESYNGSLATGASVSAGFLGSWSGNNAAPTSFKLNGTTCNVDSGPTPPTDPPTDPPTDPPSDGKVPALHVSGNKLVDAGGSSRRLLGVNRSGAEFMCVQGYGIFDGPVDDAAIKAIADWKANTVRIPLNEECWLGLSNIKPQYAGANYIGAIKDLVARVEAHGMTPIVELHWTYGQYTGNSAGCSDVHATCQKPMPDAQYSPSFWSSVASTFKDDQAVVFDLFNEPYPDRATSTTTQAWQCWRDGGTCPGIEYRVAGMQSLVDAVRGAGAKNVIMAGGLAYSNDMSQWLTYRPSDPTGNLAASYHVYNFNTCSTESCWNSTLAPVAAAVPLVAGEIGENTCSHGFVDQVMKWFDDRSLSYLGWTWNTWDCSSGPSLISDYDGTPTSYGMGLRDHLRALNG, encoded by the coding sequence ATGCACCCCCCTCGCTCCGCGCTTTTACTCGTGGCCGGCGCGGTCGCCCTTGTGGGCACCGCGGTCGCGCCGGTCGTCACGGCCTCGGGCGCCGCGCCCGTCTGCTCGGTGGAGTACTCCGTCACCAACCAGTGGGACAGCGGCTTCCAGGGCTCGGTACAGATCACCAACAACAGTGCGGCCCTGAGTTCCTGGAGTCTGACCTTCGGCTTTGCGAACGGTCAGAAGGTGACACAGGGCTGGAACGCCAAGTGGTCGCAGTCCGGTGCGACCGTGACCGCGACCAATGAGAGCTACAACGGTTCGCTGGCCACGGGCGCGAGTGTCAGCGCCGGGTTCCTCGGCTCCTGGTCGGGGAACAATGCCGCTCCCACGTCGTTCAAGCTCAACGGCACGACGTGCAACGTGGATTCCGGGCCGACGCCGCCGACCGACCCACCGACGGATCCGCCGACCGACCCACCGTCGGACGGCAAGGTTCCGGCACTGCATGTCTCGGGCAACAAGCTGGTGGACGCCGGCGGCAGCTCGCGCAGGCTGCTCGGCGTGAACCGTTCGGGTGCCGAGTTCATGTGTGTGCAGGGTTATGGCATCTTCGACGGTCCGGTCGACGACGCGGCGATCAAGGCGATCGCCGACTGGAAGGCCAACACGGTCCGCATTCCGCTGAACGAGGAGTGCTGGCTGGGGCTGTCCAACATCAAGCCGCAGTACGCGGGCGCCAACTACATCGGCGCGATCAAGGACCTGGTGGCCAGGGTCGAGGCGCACGGGATGACCCCGATCGTCGAACTGCACTGGACCTACGGCCAGTACACCGGGAACTCCGCGGGCTGCTCCGATGTGCACGCCACCTGCCAGAAGCCGATGCCGGACGCCCAGTACAGCCCCTCGTTCTGGTCGTCGGTCGCCAGTACCTTCAAGGACGACCAGGCGGTCGTGTTCGACCTGTTCAACGAGCCCTATCCGGACCGCGCCACCTCCACGACCACCCAGGCGTGGCAGTGCTGGCGGGACGGCGGCACCTGCCCCGGCATCGAGTACCGGGTCGCCGGGATGCAGTCCCTGGTCGACGCGGTGCGCGGCGCCGGAGCCAAGAACGTGATCATGGCCGGCGGGCTCGCCTACTCGAACGACATGAGCCAGTGGCTGACCTACCGGCCCAGCGATCCGACCGGCAATCTGGCCGCCTCGTACCACGTCTACAACTTCAACACCTGTTCCACCGAGAGCTGCTGGAACTCCACGCTCGCGCCGGTGGCGGCCGCGGTGCCGCTGGTGGCCGGGGAGATCGGTGAGAACACCTGCTCGCACGGTTTCGTCGACCAGGTCATGAAGTGGTTCGACGATCGGTCCCTGTCCTACCTGGGCTGGACCTGGAACACCTGGGACTGCTCCTCCGGGCCGTCCCTGATCTCCGACTACGACGGAACCCCCACGTCGTACGGCATGGGGCTGCGTGATCATCTGCGCGCCCTGAACGGATGA
- a CDS encoding class I SAM-dependent methyltransferase has translation MARDRHDQHDRQHRHGPQGEPGRHGHHHDHTDIDWAVMAPMLESQAELFAPLYQEAMAWLGQSVPEPGQIVDTGSGPGVVSCLFAETFPGARVVAVDGSEPLLERARARAARAGLADRFRTIAGELPGALDELDYPADLLWASNSLHHLGDQRSALASFGARLAPGGTLALLEGGLPARFLPRDIGIGRPGLQARLDAVESEWFTRMRAELPGAVTETEDWPALLDAAGLTHTGTRSFLLDLPAPVTDRARDYVVASLTRLHEVIGEGIDADDRATLARLLDPEDPASVHRRRDVFVLKAHTVHTAVRTP, from the coding sequence ATGGCGCGGGACCGACACGACCAGCACGACCGGCAGCACCGGCACGGGCCGCAGGGGGAACCCGGGCGGCACGGCCACCATCATGACCACACCGATATCGACTGGGCCGTGATGGCCCCGATGCTGGAGAGCCAGGCGGAGCTGTTCGCGCCCCTGTACCAGGAGGCCATGGCCTGGCTGGGGCAGTCGGTGCCGGAGCCCGGGCAGATCGTCGACACCGGCAGCGGTCCGGGTGTCGTCTCCTGTCTGTTCGCCGAGACGTTCCCCGGCGCCCGGGTCGTCGCGGTGGACGGCTCCGAGCCCCTCCTCGAGCGGGCCCGCGCCCGGGCCGCCCGGGCCGGCCTCGCCGACCGCTTCAGGACGATCGCCGGTGAACTCCCCGGTGCTCTCGACGAGTTGGACTATCCGGCAGATCTGCTGTGGGCCAGCAACAGCCTGCACCATCTGGGCGACCAGCGCTCCGCACTCGCCTCGTTCGGCGCGCGGCTGGCGCCCGGCGGCACCCTGGCCCTGCTGGAGGGCGGGCTGCCCGCGCGGTTCCTGCCGAGGGACATCGGCATCGGGCGTCCGGGCCTGCAGGCGCGGCTCGACGCGGTGGAGTCGGAGTGGTTCACCCGGATGCGTGCCGAACTGCCCGGCGCCGTGACGGAGACCGAGGACTGGCCGGCGCTGCTGGACGCTGCCGGTCTGACGCACACCGGTACCCGCAGCTTCCTGCTGGATCTGCCGGCCCCGGTCACCGACCGTGCGCGGGACTATGTCGTCGCCTCCCTGACCCGGCTCCATGAGGTCATCGGCGAGGGGATCGACGCCGACGACCGCGCCACCCTCGCCCGGCTGCTCGACCCCGAGGACCCGGCGAGCGTCCACCGCAGGAGGGATGTGTTCGTGCTGAAGGCGCACACGGTGCACACGGCTGTACGGACCCCCTGA
- a CDS encoding glycoside hydrolase family 48 protein, producing the protein MAPRRRRRAVRRLLTAVTAALALPLTMLANGTTPAQAAAVQCSVDYKTNDWGSGFTTDVTITNRGTDTLNGWTLTYAYSGNQTLSNGWNGSWSQSGKNITVKNVDWNGTIAAGAAVTAGAQFSYSGTNTAPTSFAVNGTTCTGAHQPPIAVLTSPAPGAVYSQGEAVPLAATAAAADNATVSKVEFYDDTTLLGTDTSAPFTLSVSSLTVGSHSLVAKAYDSLGASAASTPVGITVASGPAVVASPTQLGVQQGKTGTFGVSLSKQPSSNVTVSVARTAGNTGLSVTGGSSLTFTPSNWNTAQTVTVTANATGTGSATFTASATGYANATVTVTELAASKGYDARFLDLYGKITNPANGYFSPDGIPYHSVETLIVEAPDHGHETTSEAYSYLIWLQAMYGKVTGDWSKFNGAWGTMEKYMIPTHADQPTNSFYTASKPATYAPELDTPNEYPAKLDGNVSVGSDPIAGELKSAYGTDDIYGMHWIEDVDNTYGYGNTPGGGCEAGPTAKGPSYINTFQRGAEESVWETVPQPTCDAFKYGGTNGYLDLFTGDSSYAKQWKFTDAPDADARAVQAAYWADVWAKSQGKGSDVSATVAKAAKMGDYLRYSMYDKYFKKIGNCTSVSCPAGTGKDASHYLLSWYYAWGGATDSAAGWAWRIGSSHTHGGYQNPLAAYALSSYADLKPKSATGSADWSTSLKRQLEFYQWLQSSEGAIAGGATNSWQGRYATPPAGTPTFYGMYYDWQPVYHDPPSNQWFGFQAWSMERVAEYYQQTGDASAKKVLDKWVKWALSKTTVNPDGTFQIPSTLQWSGQPDTWNASSPGANNGLHVTVADYTNDVGVAAAYAKTLTYYGAKSGDAAAKSTAKALLDGMWNNDQDSLGIAVPETRTDYSRFGDKVYVPNGWSGKMPNGDTINSSSTFSSLRSFYKNDPAWSKIQSYLAGGAAPTFTYHRFWAQADIALAMGSYAELLE; encoded by the coding sequence ATGGCTCCCAGACGGAGACGTCGCGCCGTGCGACGGCTCTTGACCGCCGTCACGGCGGCCCTCGCGCTCCCCCTCACGATGCTGGCCAACGGCACGACTCCCGCCCAGGCGGCGGCGGTCCAGTGCAGCGTGGACTACAAGACCAACGACTGGGGCTCCGGCTTCACCACGGATGTCACGATCACCAACCGTGGTACGGACACCCTCAACGGCTGGACCCTGACGTACGCCTACTCCGGCAACCAGACGCTCTCCAACGGCTGGAACGGCAGCTGGTCCCAGTCGGGCAAGAACATCACGGTGAAGAACGTCGACTGGAACGGAACGATCGCCGCCGGGGCCGCCGTCACCGCCGGCGCCCAGTTCAGTTACAGCGGCACGAACACCGCCCCGACGAGCTTCGCGGTCAACGGTACGACCTGTACGGGCGCGCATCAGCCGCCGATCGCCGTGCTGACCAGCCCCGCTCCGGGCGCGGTCTACAGCCAGGGTGAGGCGGTTCCGCTCGCCGCGACCGCGGCCGCCGCCGACAACGCGACGGTCAGCAAGGTCGAGTTCTACGACGACACCACTCTGCTGGGCACCGACACCAGTGCGCCCTTCACGCTCTCGGTCTCAAGCTTGACCGTGGGCAGTCATTCTCTGGTGGCCAAGGCGTACGACAGCCTGGGCGCGTCCGCCGCCTCGACCCCGGTCGGGATCACGGTCGCCTCCGGTCCCGCCGTGGTGGCCTCCCCGACCCAGCTCGGCGTCCAGCAGGGCAAGACCGGCACCTTCGGGGTGTCGCTGTCCAAGCAGCCGAGCTCCAATGTGACGGTGTCCGTGGCCCGCACGGCCGGCAACACCGGGCTGTCCGTGACCGGTGGGTCCTCGCTCACCTTCACGCCGTCCAACTGGAACACCGCGCAGACGGTGACCGTCACCGCCAACGCGACGGGGACCGGCTCCGCCACCTTCACCGCCTCCGCGACCGGCTATGCCAACGCCACGGTCACGGTGACGGAACTGGCGGCCTCCAAGGGGTACGACGCCCGTTTCCTGGACCTCTACGGGAAGATCACCAATCCGGCGAACGGCTACTTCTCGCCCGACGGCATCCCCTACCACTCGGTGGAGACGCTGATCGTGGAGGCACCCGACCACGGTCATGAGACCACGTCGGAGGCGTACAGCTATCTCATCTGGCTGCAGGCCATGTACGGCAAGGTGACGGGCGACTGGTCCAAGTTCAACGGCGCCTGGGGAACCATGGAGAAGTACATGATCCCCACCCACGCCGACCAGCCGACCAACTCCTTCTACACCGCTTCCAAGCCGGCGACCTACGCGCCGGAGCTGGACACGCCCAACGAGTACCCGGCGAAGCTCGACGGCAATGTGTCGGTGGGCTCCGACCCGATCGCGGGTGAGCTGAAGTCCGCGTACGGCACGGACGACATCTACGGGATGCACTGGATCGAGGACGTCGACAACACCTACGGCTACGGCAACACGCCCGGCGGCGGGTGCGAGGCCGGCCCGACGGCCAAGGGTCCGTCGTACATCAACACCTTCCAGCGCGGTGCCGAGGAGTCGGTCTGGGAGACCGTGCCGCAGCCGACCTGTGACGCCTTCAAGTACGGCGGCACCAACGGCTATCTGGACCTGTTCACCGGCGACTCCTCCTACGCCAAGCAGTGGAAGTTCACCGACGCCCCGGACGCCGACGCACGTGCCGTGCAGGCCGCGTACTGGGCCGATGTGTGGGCCAAGTCGCAGGGCAAGGGCAGCGATGTCTCGGCCACCGTGGCCAAGGCGGCCAAGATGGGCGACTATCTGCGCTACTCGATGTACGACAAGTACTTCAAGAAGATCGGTAACTGCACCAGTGTCTCCTGCCCGGCCGGCACCGGGAAGGACGCCTCGCACTATCTGCTCTCCTGGTACTACGCCTGGGGCGGCGCGACGGACTCCGCGGCGGGCTGGGCCTGGCGCATCGGCTCCAGCCACACCCACGGCGGCTACCAGAACCCGCTCGCCGCGTACGCGCTCAGCAGCTACGCCGATCTGAAGCCCAAGTCGGCGACGGGCAGCGCCGACTGGAGCACCTCGCTCAAGCGCCAGCTGGAGTTCTACCAGTGGCTGCAGTCGTCCGAGGGCGCCATCGCGGGCGGCGCGACCAACAGCTGGCAGGGCCGGTACGCCACCCCGCCGGCCGGCACGCCGACCTTCTACGGCATGTACTACGACTGGCAGCCCGTCTACCACGACCCGCCGTCGAACCAGTGGTTCGGCTTCCAGGCGTGGTCGATGGAGCGGGTCGCCGAGTACTACCAGCAGACCGGGGACGCCTCGGCGAAGAAGGTCCTCGACAAGTGGGTGAAGTGGGCGCTGTCCAAGACCACGGTCAACCCGGACGGCACCTTCCAGATCCCCTCGACCCTCCAGTGGTCGGGTCAGCCCGACACCTGGAACGCGTCCAGCCCCGGAGCCAACAACGGGCTGCATGTCACCGTCGCGGACTACACCAACGACGTGGGCGTGGCGGCCGCATACGCCAAGACGCTGACGTACTACGGCGCCAAGTCCGGTGACGCGGCGGCGAAGTCGACCGCCAAGGCACTGCTGGACGGCATGTGGAACAACGACCAGGACAGCCTCGGTATCGCCGTCCCGGAGACCCGCACCGACTACAGCCGCTTCGGCGACAAGGTGTACGTCCCGAACGGCTGGAGCGGCAAGATGCCGAACGGCGACACGATCAACTCGTCGTCGACCTTCTCCTCGCTGAGGTCCTTCTACAAGAACGACCCCGCCTGGTCGAAGATCCAGAGCTATCTCGCGGGCGGCGCCGCGCCCACGTTCACGTACCACCGGTTCTGGGCCCAGGCGGACATCGCCCTCGCCATGGGCTCGTACGCGGAGCTCCTCGAATAA